From a region of the Sebastes umbrosus isolate fSebUmb1 chromosome 10, fSebUmb1.pri, whole genome shotgun sequence genome:
- the ppp2r5d gene encoding serine/threonine-protein phosphatase 2A 56 kDa regulatory subunit delta isoform isoform X1 gives MPNKTKKEKETTKCAKSSMKNSNSSGGGGGGGGGVGSGGGKDAAAENSDESQQQQSGSKRPSNSTPPPTQLNKIKYSGGPQLVKKERRQSSSRFSLTKNRELQKLPALKDSPLIEREELFVQKLRQCCVLFDFVSDPLSDLKYKEVKRAGLNEMVEYITHNSDVVTECIYPEAVFMFSVNLFRTLPPSSNPTGAEFDPEEDEPTLEAAWPHLQLVYEFFLRFLESPDFGPNVAKKYIDQKFVMSLLELFDSEDPRERDFLKTILHRIYGKFLGLRAYIRRQINNIFYRFIYETEHHNGIAELLEILGSIINGFALPLKEEHKMFLIRVLLPLHKVKSLSVYHPQLAYCVVQFLEKDSSLTEPVIIGLLKFWPKTHSPKEVMFLNELEEILDVIEPSEFVKVQEPLFRQLAKCVSSPHFQVAERALYYWNNEYIMSLISDNAAKILPIMFPALYKNSKSHWNKTIHGLIYNALKLFMEMNQKLFDDCTQQYKAEKQKEKYKLKEREEIWHKIEELARQNPQVPSNKLHPLRPGLHPQDEYMLYSDSTVAVYSMETETPTAEDIQLLKKTVESEASQGLKDLKKDKVLMRRKSELPQDVYTIKALEAHKRAEEYLTANQEAL, from the exons ATGCCCAACAAGACCAAGAAGGAGAAG GAAACAACCAAATGTGCTAAAAGCAGCATGAAGAACAGTAACAGCAGTGGCGGCGgaggtggtggcggtggtggtgtcGGCAGTGGTGGGGGAAAAGATGCTGCTGCAGAGAACTCAGACGAG tcccagcagcagcagagtggcaGTAAGCGTCCCAGTAACAGCACGCCTCCTCCCACTCAGCTCAACAAGATCAAATACTCTGGAGGTCCTCAGCTGGTGAAGAAGGAGCGTCGCCAGAGTTCATCTCGCTTCAGCCTGACCAAGAATAGAGAGCTGCAGAAGCTACCTGCACTCAAAG ACTCCCCCCTGATTGAACGCGAGGAGCTGTTTGTCCAGAAGCTGCGTCAGTGCTGCGTCCTGTTTGACTTCGTCAGCGACCCGCTCAGCGACCTCAAATACAAGGAGGTGAAGAGGGCTGGACTCAACGAGATGGTGGAGTACATCACACACAACAGTGACGTGGTGACCGAGTGCATCTACCCCGAGGCCGTCTTCatg ttttcaGTGAACTTGTTCCGGACTCTTCCTCCGTCCTCCAACCCGACCGGAGCTGAGTTTGATCCTGAGGAGGATGAACCCACGCTGGAGGCTGCCTGGCCTCACCTGCAG CTTGTCTACGAGTTCTTCCTTCGCTTCCTGGAGTCTCCAGACTTCGGGCCAAACGTCGCCAAGAAATACATCGACCAGAAGTTTGTAATGTCG CTGCTGGAGCTGTTTGACAGCGAGGACCCCAGAGAGAGGGACTTCCTGAAGACCATCCTCCACCGGATTTACGGCAAGTTCCTCGGCCTCCGCGCCTACATCCGCCGCCAGATCAACAACATCTTCTACAG gtttaTCTATGAGACAGAACATCACAACGGCATCGCTGAGCTGCTGGAGATCCTGGGGAG caTCATCAACGGCTTCGCTCTGCCTCTGAAAGAAGaacacaagatgtttctgatccGAGTTCTGCTGCCGCTTCATAAAGTCAAGTCTCTGAGCGTCTACCACCCACag CTGGCCTACTGCGTGGTCCAGTTCCTTGAGAAAGACAGCAGTCTGACGGAGCCG GTGATCATAGGGCTGCTGAAGTTCTGGCCCAAGACTCACAGTCCGAAGGAGGTGATGTTCCTGAATGAGCTGGAAGAGATCCTTGACGTCATCGAGCCCTCCGAGTTCGTCAAAGTCCAGGAGCCGCTCTTCAGACAGCTCGCCAAGTGTGTGTCCAGCCCACACTTCCAG GTGGCAGAGAGAGCTCTGTATTACTGGAATAACGAGTACATCATGAGTCTGATCAGTGACAACGCCGCCAAGATCCTCCCCATCATGTTCCCCGCCCTCTACAAGAACTCCAAGAGCCACTGGAacaa GACGATCCACGGGCTGATCTACAACGCTCTGAAGCTCTTCATGGAGATGAACCAGAAACTGTTTGACGACTGCACGCAGCAGTACAAGGCCGAGAAACAAAA AGAGAAATACAagctgaaggagagagaggagatctGGCACAAGATAGAAGAACTGGCCCGACAGAACCCACAGGTACCT AGCAATAAGCTTCATCCCCTCCGCCCAGGACTCCACCCACAGGATGAG TACATGTTGTACAGTGATAGTACTGTGGCTGTGTACTCGATGGAAACGGAGACTCCAACAGCTGAAGACATCCAGCTGCTGAAGAAGACTGTGGAGAGCGAGGCCTCACAG GGTCTGAAGGACCTGAAGAAGGACAAGGTCCTGATGAGGAGGAAGTCGGAGCTGCCGCAGGACGTCTACACCATCAAAGCTCTGGAGGCTCACAAGAGGGCCGAGGAGTACCTGACAGCCAATCAGGAGGCCCTCTGA
- the ppp2r5d gene encoding serine/threonine-protein phosphatase 2A 56 kDa regulatory subunit delta isoform isoform X2: protein MPNKTKKEKETTKCAKSSMKNSNSSGGGGGGGGGVGSGGGKDAAAENSDESQQQQSGSKRPSNSTPPPTQLNKIKYSGGPQLVKKERRQSSSRFSLTKNRELQKLPALKDSPLIEREELFVQKLRQCCVLFDFVSDPLSDLKYKEVKRAGLNEMVEYITHNSDVVTECIYPEAVFMFSVNLFRTLPPSSNPTGAEFDPEEDEPTLEAAWPHLQLVYEFFLRFLESPDFGPNVAKKYIDQKFVMSLLELFDSEDPRERDFLKTILHRIYGKFLGLRAYIRRQINNIFYRFIYETEHHNGIAELLEILGSIINGFALPLKEEHKMFLIRVLLPLHKVKSLSVYHPQLAYCVVQFLEKDSSLTEPVIIGLLKFWPKTHSPKEVMFLNELEEILDVIEPSEFVKVQEPLFRQLAKCVSSPHFQVAERALYYWNNEYIMSLISDNAAKILPIMFPALYKNSKSHWNKTIHGLIYNALKLFMEMNQKLFDDCTQQYKAEKQKEKYKLKEREEIWHKIEELARQNPQSNKLHPLRPGLHPQDEYMLYSDSTVAVYSMETETPTAEDIQLLKKTVESEASQGLKDLKKDKVLMRRKSELPQDVYTIKALEAHKRAEEYLTANQEAL, encoded by the exons ATGCCCAACAAGACCAAGAAGGAGAAG GAAACAACCAAATGTGCTAAAAGCAGCATGAAGAACAGTAACAGCAGTGGCGGCGgaggtggtggcggtggtggtgtcGGCAGTGGTGGGGGAAAAGATGCTGCTGCAGAGAACTCAGACGAG tcccagcagcagcagagtggcaGTAAGCGTCCCAGTAACAGCACGCCTCCTCCCACTCAGCTCAACAAGATCAAATACTCTGGAGGTCCTCAGCTGGTGAAGAAGGAGCGTCGCCAGAGTTCATCTCGCTTCAGCCTGACCAAGAATAGAGAGCTGCAGAAGCTACCTGCACTCAAAG ACTCCCCCCTGATTGAACGCGAGGAGCTGTTTGTCCAGAAGCTGCGTCAGTGCTGCGTCCTGTTTGACTTCGTCAGCGACCCGCTCAGCGACCTCAAATACAAGGAGGTGAAGAGGGCTGGACTCAACGAGATGGTGGAGTACATCACACACAACAGTGACGTGGTGACCGAGTGCATCTACCCCGAGGCCGTCTTCatg ttttcaGTGAACTTGTTCCGGACTCTTCCTCCGTCCTCCAACCCGACCGGAGCTGAGTTTGATCCTGAGGAGGATGAACCCACGCTGGAGGCTGCCTGGCCTCACCTGCAG CTTGTCTACGAGTTCTTCCTTCGCTTCCTGGAGTCTCCAGACTTCGGGCCAAACGTCGCCAAGAAATACATCGACCAGAAGTTTGTAATGTCG CTGCTGGAGCTGTTTGACAGCGAGGACCCCAGAGAGAGGGACTTCCTGAAGACCATCCTCCACCGGATTTACGGCAAGTTCCTCGGCCTCCGCGCCTACATCCGCCGCCAGATCAACAACATCTTCTACAG gtttaTCTATGAGACAGAACATCACAACGGCATCGCTGAGCTGCTGGAGATCCTGGGGAG caTCATCAACGGCTTCGCTCTGCCTCTGAAAGAAGaacacaagatgtttctgatccGAGTTCTGCTGCCGCTTCATAAAGTCAAGTCTCTGAGCGTCTACCACCCACag CTGGCCTACTGCGTGGTCCAGTTCCTTGAGAAAGACAGCAGTCTGACGGAGCCG GTGATCATAGGGCTGCTGAAGTTCTGGCCCAAGACTCACAGTCCGAAGGAGGTGATGTTCCTGAATGAGCTGGAAGAGATCCTTGACGTCATCGAGCCCTCCGAGTTCGTCAAAGTCCAGGAGCCGCTCTTCAGACAGCTCGCCAAGTGTGTGTCCAGCCCACACTTCCAG GTGGCAGAGAGAGCTCTGTATTACTGGAATAACGAGTACATCATGAGTCTGATCAGTGACAACGCCGCCAAGATCCTCCCCATCATGTTCCCCGCCCTCTACAAGAACTCCAAGAGCCACTGGAacaa GACGATCCACGGGCTGATCTACAACGCTCTGAAGCTCTTCATGGAGATGAACCAGAAACTGTTTGACGACTGCACGCAGCAGTACAAGGCCGAGAAACAAAA AGAGAAATACAagctgaaggagagagaggagatctGGCACAAGATAGAAGAACTGGCCCGACAGAACCCACAG AGCAATAAGCTTCATCCCCTCCGCCCAGGACTCCACCCACAGGATGAG TACATGTTGTACAGTGATAGTACTGTGGCTGTGTACTCGATGGAAACGGAGACTCCAACAGCTGAAGACATCCAGCTGCTGAAGAAGACTGTGGAGAGCGAGGCCTCACAG GGTCTGAAGGACCTGAAGAAGGACAAGGTCCTGATGAGGAGGAAGTCGGAGCTGCCGCAGGACGTCTACACCATCAAAGCTCTGGAGGCTCACAAGAGGGCCGAGGAGTACCTGACAGCCAATCAGGAGGCCCTCTGA